Proteins encoded by one window of Arachis ipaensis cultivar K30076 chromosome B04, Araip1.1, whole genome shotgun sequence:
- the LOC107638539 gene encoding uncharacterized protein LOC107638539: MGTEVLRPQDCLIQRIRGPPSPAVFSRRRNFNYYNYYPNNNTTNNSSYNNNFQAISTGRSTRKPVIRPERSEQKKRVERRPPSSDDSRVPPARGNGTVKILRRGESLDSNIRSEALRKEGGDLVVVGTQRLGPDPNMVPRRIRIADLAADVYAGSAFSVSPSPSALPLPSFGKKQLQRPSPAVAVAVDDSATRDLRRLLRLE, encoded by the coding sequence ATGGGTACGGAGGTTTTGCGGCCACAGGACTGCCTCATCCAAAGGATCCGAGGTCCGCCGTCGCCTGCGGTGTTTTCACGGCGGAGGAACttcaattattataattattatcctAATAACAACACCACCAACAATAGTAGCTATAACAATAATTTTCAGGCTATTAGCACAGGCAGATCTACCAGGAAACCGGTGATCCGACCCGAGAGATCTGAACAGAAGAAACGGGTCGAGAGAAGGCCACCTAGCTCCGATGATTCCAGGGTGCCGCCGGCGAGGGGAAACGGTACTGTTAAGATCCTCCGTCGCGGCGAGTCGCTCGATTCGAATATTCGGAGCGAGGCGCTTAGGAAGGAAGGTGGAGATTTGGTCGTCGTTGGGACCCAGAGGCTTGGACCCGACCCGAACATGGTTCCGAGGCGGATCCGGATCGCCGATCTGGCTGCCGATGTTTACGCCGGATCGGCGTTCTCCGTGTCACCGTCTCCGAGCGCACTTCCTTTGCCATCGTTCGGGAAGAAGCAGCTGCAGCGGCCGTCGCCGGCGGTTGCGGTGGCCGTCGATGACTCCGCCACGAGGGATCTGAGGCGCCTTCTCCGGCTCGAATGA
- the LOC107638540 gene encoding uncharacterized protein LOC107638540, with product MSNNSSMSTKALNSLGNLIKLLPTGTVFMFQFLIPIVTNSGHCTTLNKYLTATLLVICAFNCVFASFTDSYAGSDGLRHYALVTPKGLWPSPASDAVDMSKYKLRVGDFVHAFSSLIIFAILGLLDTNTVRCFYPGFESSEKVLVQVLPPVIGAVTSAVFVMFPDNRHGIGYPTSEDPNDVTDKNSKA from the coding sequence ATGAGTAATAACAGCAGCATGTCAACCAAGGCATTGAATAGTCTTGGAAACCTGATAAAGCTGCTGCCAACAGGGACGGTGTTCATGTTCCAGTTCTTGATCCCCATCGTAACTAACAGCGGCCATTGCACCACGCTCAATAAGTACCTCACCGCCACTCTCCTCGTAATCTGCGCCTTCAACTGCGTCTTTGCTTCTTTCACCGACAGCTACGCCGGCTCCGACGGTCTTCGCCACTACGCTCTCGTCACGCCCAAAGGTCTCTGGCCTTCTCCGGCCTCCGACGCCGTTGACATGTCAAAATACAAGCTTAGGGTCGGTGATTTCGTCCACGCTTTTTCGTCGCTGATTATTTTCGCCATCTTGGGTTTGCTTGATACCAACACGGTGCGTTGTTTCTACCCTGGCTTTGAGTCGTCGGAGAAGGTTCTGGTGCAGGTTCTGCCGCCGGTGATTGGAGCGGTTACGAGTGCTGTGTTTGTTATGTTCCCTGATAACCGCCACGGTATAGGGTACCCTACCAGCGAGGACCCTAATGACGTTACTGATAAAAATTCCAAGgcctaa
- the LOC107638541 gene encoding uncharacterized protein LOC107638541, with the protein MLSVIRGKLGRLCSKIWWTLWKRPRSKVVIRRFRKLSCKSQSRAELWKCDKKATIHSNGGEAGRPIRVATFNVAMFSLAPAVSELDHGQGGSNRKNSKMVEFPKSILKQSPLHCDSKIVPRSNLKVSINLPDNEISLANSRLLASMREKEGTSVPARSPVCFPFLMNQYEGIDKLTSSRSILEVLREIDADVVALQDVKAEEEKGMRPLSDLAGALGMKYVFAESWAPEFGNAILSKWPIKRCRVQKIADDEDFRNVLKATIDVPWAGEINFHSTQLDHLDESWRMKQVNAIIHSNDPPHILAGGLNSLCGADYSSQRWNDIVKYYEKLGKPRPKTDVMNLMNSKDYVDSKDYAGEFEPIVIIAKGQNVQGTCKYGTRVDYILASPNSPYKYVPGSYSVISSKGTSDHHIVKVDIVKMNTFAHRQCRKLKNKVVRIRTPPCSASATAVCKSTPSYLIETKPQI; encoded by the exons ATGCTGAGTGTGATTCGAGGAAAACTCGGCCGGCTTTGTTCCAAGATATGGTGGACTCTATGGAAGCGTCCGAGGTCTAAAGTTGTTATCAGAAGATTCAGGAAACTGAGCTGCAAGAGTCAATCAAGAGCAGAACTTTGGAAGTGTGACAAGAAAGCTACAATACACTCAAATGGTGGTGAAGCTGGAAGGCCGATTCGTGTGGCGACATTCAATGTTGCCATGTTTTCTCTTGCTCCTGCAGTCTCAGAATTGGATCATGGACAAGGAGGATCCAACAGGAAGAATTCCAAAATGGTTGAATTTCCAAAGAGTATACTAAAGCAATCTCCATTGCATTGTGATAGCAAGATTGTTCCAAGATCAAACTTGAAGGTTTCAATTAATCTTCCTGATAATGAGATCTCATTGGCAAACAGTAGATTGCTTGCATCAATGAGGGAAAAAGAAGGGACAAGCGTTCCTGCTCGCTCCCCGGTGTGCTTTCCTTTCCTTATGAATCAGTATGAGGGAATTGACAAGTTGACAAGCAGCAGAAGCATTCTAGAAGTTCTCCGGGAGATCGACGCGGATGTGGTGGCACTGCAGGATGTGAAGGCTGAGGAAGAGAAAGGGATGAGGCCTCTCTCTGATTTGGCAGGTGCCTTGGGGATGAAGTATGTGTTTGCTGAGAGTTGGGCACCAGAATTTGGAAATGCCATCTTATCCAAATGGCCTATTAAGAGGTGCAGAGTTCAGAAGATTGCTGATGATGAAGATTTCAG GAATGTGTTGAAGGCCACAATTGATGTGCCATGGGCAGGGGAAATCAATTTCCACTCTACTCAACTTGATCATTTGGATGAGAGTTGGAGAATGAAGCAAGTTAATGCCATAATCCATTCCAATGACCCTCCTCACATCTTGGCAGGAGGTCTCAATTCTCTTTGTGGAGCTGATTACTCGTCTCAGCGATGGAATGATATTGTTAAG TACTATGAGAAGCTAGGAAAGCCAAGACCAAAGACAGATGTGATGAACTTGATGAACTCAAAAGACTATGTTGATTCAAAGGACTATGCAGGCGAATTCGAACCAATCGTCATCATCGCCAAAGGCCAAA ATGTGCAGGGGACATGTAAGTATGGAACAAGGGTGGATTACATTTTGGCTTCGCCTAATTCGCCATACAAATATGTTCCAGGTTCATACTCAGTGATTTCTTCAAAGGGAACTTCTGATCACCACATTGTGAAGGTGGACATTGTGAAAATGAACACTTTTGCTCACAGACAATGCAGGAAGCTAAAGAATAAGGTTGTGAGAATAAGAACACCACCTTGTTCTGCTTCTGCAACTGCTGTATGCAAATCAACACCATCATACTTGATTGAAACCAAGCCACAAATTTGA
- the LOC107638542 gene encoding putative E3 ubiquitin-protein ligase RF298 — MASLVASQMSPSVSVKEKGSRNKRKFRTDPPLGEPNNIVPSPQHESISYEFSAEKFETTAGHEESSVFDPCSVNQDHSNALKLELGLSSPVVSSEVGISQPKEEHEVDELSDADWSDLTEVQLEELLLSNLDTIFKSAIKKIVASGYTEEVATKSILRSGICYGCKDIVSNIVDNTLSLLRNGQEMDPSQEHGFEDLVQLEKYMLAELICVLREVRPFFSTGDAMWCLLICDMNVSHACAMDTDPLGSDSMVDGCSSVQPESQSNIEAKGAELTLPSPCKSASSTEKSHVTGDSVANNSKNSQILGELLEKESADAECSNVGTSQSPLLEEKCGSVRNVNSTGSKRDYILRQKSFHVEKSCRTHGSKGSSRGGKGSGLSSLILERKLKSISEATAISLKSASLKISKAMGVDVTQDNLNPNPITVSSDSTDTVSWSTDTLSLIPAADTIPTVTVPTALSATDTDLSLSLCSQSKSSTTPLCCNNETPNDSCTGILFDKSLGQWIPQDRKDEMIMKLIPRVQELQNQLQEWTEWANQKVMQAARRLSKDKAELKTLRQEKDEVELLKKEKQTLEENTMKKLSEMENALRKASRQVERANAAVRKLEVENAMLRREMEAAKLRAAESATSCQEISRREKKTQIKFQSREKQKSLFQEELTTVKRKLAQLQQVLEQAKVQQEQAEARWEQAAKAKDELLMQASSIRKEREQIEESTKSKEEMIKSKAEIDLQRNSDDIQKLEKEIAQMRLKTDSFKIAALRKGIDGSHNGGYTDMENSTYMEESKSSCISELVTSLSDYSLMVGVKRERECVMCLSEEMSVVFLPCAHQVVCTTCNELHEKQGMQDCPSCRSPIHRRISVRYAHT, encoded by the exons ATGGCATCATTGGTTGCCAGTCAAATGTCTCCTTCGGTTTCTGTCAAAGAGAAGGGAAGTAGGAATAAGAGAAAGTTCAGAACTGATCCACCTTTAGGGGAACCAAATAACATTGTTCCTTCGCCTCAACATGAAAGCATTAGTTATGAATTCTCTGCCGAAAAATTCGAAACAACAGCAGGTCATGAGGAATCCTCAGTTTTTGACCCGTGCAGTGTTAATCAAGATCATTCTAATGCGTTGAAGCTTGAACTTGGATTGTCTAGTCCTGTGGTTTCTTCAGAGGTTGGGATTAGCCAACCCAAGGAGGAGCATGAGGTGGATGAATTGAGTGATGCTGATTGGAGTGATCTCACAGAAGTGCAATTGGAAGAACTTCTCTTGAGCAATTTGGACACCATTTTTAAGAGCGCAATAAAAAAGATTGTTGCAAGTGGCTACACCGAAGAAGTTGCTACAAAATCCATCTTAAGGTCTGGAATCTGTTATGGATGTAAAGATATTGTATCGAATATAGTTGACAATACGTTATCATTGCTAAGAAATGGACAAGAGATGGATCCTTCACAAGAGCACGGTTTTGAGGATTTAGTCCAGCTAGAGAAGTACATGTTGGCTGAATTAATTTGTGTGCTTCGGGAGGTTCGACCATTCTTTAGTACCGGGGATGCAATGTGGTGCCTGTTAATTTGTGACATGAATGTTTCACATGCTTGTGCAATGGACACCGACCCTTTAGGTAGTGATAGCATGGTTGATGGTTGTTCTTCTGTTCAACCTGAATCGCAATCAAATATAGAAGCAAAAGGTGCTGAATTGACCCTTCCAAGTCCTTGTAAATCTGCTTCCTCAACTGAGAAATCGCATGTGACTGGAGATTCTGTCGCAAACAACTCAAAGAATTCTCAAATTCTTGGTGAACTCTTGGAGAAAGAGAGCGCTGATGCTGAATGTAGTAATGTTGGAACATCTCAGTCCCCCCTATTAGAAGAAAAGTGTGGTAGTGTTAGGAATGTAAATTCCACTGGTTCCAAGAGGGATTACATTCTTCGACAGAAGTCATTCCATGTTGAAAAAAGTTGTCGGACACATGGATCTAAAGGGTCTTCAAGAGGAGGAAAGGGAAGTGGTTTGAGTAGTTTAATCTTGGAGAGAAAACTTAAATCCATTTCAGAAGCTACTGCAATAAGCTTAAAGAGTGCATCCTTAAAGATAAGTAAGGCAATGGGAGTTGATGTGACCCAAGACAATCTTAATCCTAACCCCATCACAGTGAGCTCTGATTCTACTGATACTGTTTCTTGGTCAACGGATACTTTGTCTCTAATACCTGCAGCAGATACTATACCTACAGTCACTGTCCCAACTGCATTATCTGCCACAGATACCGACCTTTCTCTTTCATTGTGCTCCCAAAGCAAGTCTTCTACAACGCCATTATGTTGCAATAATGAGACTCCTAACGATAGTTGTACAGGGATACTATTTGACAAGTCCCTGGGGCAATGGATACCGCAAGATAGAAAGGATGAGATGATTATGAAGTTGATTCCGAGGGTACAAGAGCTACAAAATCAGCTTCAAGAATGGACTGAATGGGCGAATCAGAAGGTTATGCAGGCTGCTCGTCGGCTGAGTAAGGACAAGGCTGAGCTCAAGACACTAAGGCAAGAGAAAGACGAAGTTGAACTTCTAAAAAAAGAGAAGCAAACTCTTGAGGAAAACACCATGAAGAAGCTTTCTGAGATGGAAAATGCCTTGCGCAAAGCAAGCAGGCAGGTAGAACGAGCTAATGCTGCTGTCCGGAAGCTTGAGGTGGAGAATGCTATGCTGAGGCGAGAGATGGAGGCTGCTAAGTTACGTGCGGCAGAATCGGCCACAAGCTGTCAAGAGATCTCAAGGAGGGAAAAGAAGACTCAAATAAAGTTTCAGTCACGGGAGAAGCAGAAATCTTTATTTCAGGAAGAGCTAACGACGGTAAAGCGCAAATTAGCCCAACTACAGCAGGTTTTGGAGCAAGCTAAAGTACAACAAGAGCAAGCTGAG GCTAGATGGGAGCAGGCAGCAAAGGCAAAAGATGAACTTCTCATGCAGGCAAGTTCTATAAGAAAGGAAAGAGAGCAAATTGAAGAGTCCACAAAATCCAAGGAAGAGATGATCAAATCAAAAGCAGAAATAGATTTGCAAAGGAACAGTGATGATATCCAAAAGCTCGAAAAAGAAATCGCGCAAATGAGGCTAAAGACTGACTCTTTCAAAATTGCTGCACTGAGAAAGGGAATCGATGGAAGCCACAACGGCGGCTATACAGACATGGAAAACAGCACTTATATGGAAGAATCAAAGAGTTCTTGTATCTCAGAACTGGTTACTAGTTTAAGTGACTACTCCTTGATGGTTGGTGTGAAACGAGAGAGGGAATGTGTGATGTGCCTTTCCGAGGAGATGTCGGTCGTGTTCCTCCCCTGTGCTCATCAGGTGGTTTGCACTACATGCAATGAACTGCATGAGAAACAGGGTATGCAAGATTGCCCTTCTTGCCGGAGTCCCATTCACCGGCGAATTTCTGTTCGTTATGCtcatacttaa
- the LOC107638543 gene encoding cytochrome c oxidase assembly factor 4 homolog, mitochondrial codes for MTRTNREMLQTRMDHQQLNPSGAKPVAAAAPPLHKSDADDDDENVKQLDECSALYLLMQDCVVRTNRNWKECQPEVQALKECFEKKKINKGK; via the exons ATGACACGCACAAATCGAGAAATG CTTCAAACGCGAATGGATCACCAACAGTTAAACCCGAGCGGAGCGAAACCGGTGGCTGCGGCGGCGCCTCCGCTTCACAAAAGTGACGCCGACGACGACGATGAGAACGTTAAGCAGCTCGACGAGTGTTCTGCTCTCTACCTTTTAATGCAG GATTGCGTTGTTCGAACAAACAGGAATTGGAAAGAATGCCAACCAG AAGTTCAAGCTCTGAAGGAATGTtttgagaagaagaagataaacaaAGGCAAGTAA
- the LOC107638544 gene encoding peptide methionine sulfoxide reductase B5: MAGSTGFQVQKSEEEWRAILSPEQFRILRQKGTELKGTGEYNKFYEEGIYNCAGCATPLYKSSTKFDSGCGWPAFFEGLPGAINRSPDPDGRRTEITCAACGGHLGHVFKGEGFKTPTDERHCVNSVSVKFIPSNSTA; this comes from the exons ATGGCAGGGTCAACAGGGTTTCAGGTTCAGAAATCAGAGGAGGAATGGAGGGCCATTCTCTCCCCTGAGCAGTTCAGGATCCTACGCCAGAAAGGAACTGA ATTGAAGGGTACTGGAGAATATAACAAGTTCTATGAAGAAGGGATCTACAACTGTGCTGGGTGTGCAACTCCTCTTTACAAGTCTTCCACTAAATTTGACTCTGGTTGTGGTTGGCCTGCTTTCTTTGAGGGTTTACCTGGTGCCATCAATCGCTCA CCGGACCCAGATGGGAGGAGGACTGAGATAACTTGTGCAGCATGTGGTGGCCATTTGGGTCATGTTTTCAAAGGAGAGGGGTTCAAGACACCCACTGATGAACGCCATTGTGTTAATAGTGTTTCCGTTAAGTTTATTCCATCTAATTCTACTGCTTAA